The Sphaerochaeta sp. genome segment TATGCCGAAGCGGTGACGGATGACGCGTCGTTGCTGTTGGATCTGGAAGCGTTGCTGGACCAGTGTCCGCTGGGGGCCGCGGCGAGCTATGGCGTGCCGCTTCCGCTGGACCGCGCCTATACGGCCTCGCTGTTGGGCTTCTCACGGGTACAGAACAACGTGTTGTACGCCGTCTCCAGCAGAGGATCGTTTGAAGGAATGTTGCTGGACCACTGCGAATACCTTGCCTCGACGATCAGCAAGCTGGCTCAGGATCTGATGCTGTTCACCCTTCCGGAGTTGGGATATTTCTCCCTTCCCAAGGAGCTCTGCACCGGTTCCTCCATCATGCCGCAGAAAAAGAATCCCGATGGCCTTGAGTTGGCCCGGAGCAGGGCGGCTGTCGTTGCCGGGGATGCCCAGACGGTGAAGATGATCATCCGTTCGCTTCCTTCCGGATATAACCGGGATTACCAGGACACCAAGCCGCCATTGTTCGATGGCACATCGGTGACTTGGATGCTGGTCTCCATCATGGAGAAGATGATCGGAGGATTGGAGGTTCATCAGGACCGGCTGGAGGCCGGTTGTGTGGCGCCGTTGTACGCCACCGACGCCGTGTTCGCCAAGGTTGCCCAGGGAGAGCCGTTCCGGGACGCCTACCGTGAGGTGGGTTTGGATCTCGGTTCGGTGAAGGAGCCTGCGGACAAGAGCGCCGCGCTTCGGCTTCGCACCAGCTTGGGGACCAGCGGGAATCTTCGGTTGGATGAAGGTCTTTCACGGGTGGCGGAATTGAAAGGAACGATTGATGATCGAGGAAAAACCATCCACCACGCGTATCAGGTGCTGAGCGGCCTGGAGGATATCCAGACGGTACTGCTTTAACCGGTGCTTCTGCGCTGGAGCATCGGGGTGTGCTTCACCGCCTGGTGGTATGCCTCGGCGATGTTGGTGCAATAGTCTCCGATATGCTCCAGGTGACGGATTTTTTCCAGGACAAGCAGTTCCTGCTTGACGTCCGCTTTCCCTTCGGTGAGTTTTTCCTGCGCCGTTTGCCGCAGGCGGTTGCGCCAGTCGTTGATCTGGAATTCGAATTCGTTGGCCTTCTGCATTTCCGCCTTGGTCAGCGTGCGGTCCATACGGTCACGCACGTAGTTGAGGAACGCCTGGACCAGTTCTTCGTAGCCCTTCATTTCTTTGGCGGTCTCTTCGTCGAACGTCCACCCTTGGTGGAACTGCCGTTGGCTGAGGATGATCAAGTTGTAACAACTGTCCGTAACGCTTTCCAACTCGTCCATGACACGGATCAGGCAGTTCAATGAGGATGCGTTGGTCGGTGTCTGGCTGTCCTGGATGCAGTGGACGCAGAAGTCGGAGAGTTGTTCCTGCATCTGGTCGGCGTACTCTTCCTGTTTCTTCATCATGGCCACTTCATTGTCCATGTCGACGTCTTTTGCGTTGAAGACGTTACGGTACCTGCTGAACATGTTGCAGGCCAGGTCGGCCATCTTCTTGATCTCATCACGGATCACCAGCATGTATACTTCCGGGCTGTCGATGAACGTCGTGCCGATGTAGCGGAAGTGGTAGGTCCCTTCGTCGTATTCGGCGGTGTCCGGCACCATCTTCTCGATCATCCGGGCGTACGGTTTGACGAACGGGAAGAAGATGATCGTGTTGAACAGGTTGAACAGCGTATGGAACATCGCGAGGAACGTCGGCAGGGATTCGTTCAGTTCTTTCCCTGTCATCGTGTAGATGTCCCCTGGGGTGAGCGCGTTGCAGATGTGCAGCATCGGACGGAAGAAGATCAGGGTGATGACCGTTCCCAAGACGTTGAACATGATGTGGGCCATTGCGGCCCGTTTTGCGGCGGTACTGGTTCCGATGGATGCCAAAAACGCCGTAATGGTTGTTCCAATGTTGCTGCCCAGGATCAACGCCGCTGCGGTATTGACGCCAAGATACCCGTTGTACGCCATGGTGAGGACCATCACCGTGGTGGCGGAGGAGGATTGGACGATGACGGTGATCAACGTGCCGATCAATACGAAGAGCAGGATGTTCAGGATGTTGCTGCTGTTGAAGCGGGCAAGCCAGCTGAGCACTTCGACATTCCCGGAGAGATCCGGGATGGACGCCTGCATGAAGTGCAGGCCGAGGAACAGGATGCCGAAACCGAGGAAAACGTCCGCTTTTTCCCGTGTCTTTCCCTTTTTGGAGAACAGCATCGGGGCGGAGATGCCGATGGATGCAAGGGCGAGGATGGAGATGTCCATCTTGAACCCCAGAATGGCGACGATCCAGCCGGTGAACGTCGTGCCGA includes the following:
- the argH gene encoding argininosuccinate lyase, encoding MPKLWQKDYDLDTLMERFTVGQDYVIDQHLVIADALASMAHAKTIQKVGLLTQKECDDLFSGLKEVIALRNKDAFPIQRSDEDCHTAIENYLVAHYGECGKKIHSGRSRNDQVQVALRLWMRDFSLKLAESSLAFASELFRFAKQYEFVPMPGRTHMQVAMPSSVGLWAASYAEAVTDDASLLLDLEALLDQCPLGAAASYGVPLPLDRAYTASLLGFSRVQNNVLYAVSSRGSFEGMLLDHCEYLASTISKLAQDLMLFTLPELGYFSLPKELCTGSSIMPQKKNPDGLELARSRAAVVAGDAQTVKMIIRSLPSGYNRDYQDTKPPLFDGTSVTWMLVSIMEKMIGGLEVHQDRLEAGCVAPLYATDAVFAKVAQGEPFRDAYREVGLDLGSVKEPADKSAALRLRTSLGTSGNLRLDEGLSRVAELKGTIDDRGKTIHHAYQVLSGLEDIQTVLL
- a CDS encoding Na/Pi cotransporter family protein; translated protein: MLVLVTILSVAGSLGLFLYGMKLLSEGLQKTAGDKLKNILKMMTKNRFVAVLTGIFITVLIQSSSATTVMVVSFVNAGLMTLVQSIGVIFGANIGTTFTGWIVAILGFKMDISILALASIGISAPMLFSKKGKTREKADVFLGFGILFLGLHFMQASIPDLSGNVEVLSWLARFNSSNILNILLFVLIGTLITVIVQSSSATTVMVLTMAYNGYLGVNTAAALILGSNIGTTITAFLASIGTSTAAKRAAMAHIMFNVLGTVITLIFFRPMLHICNALTPGDIYTMTGKELNESLPTFLAMFHTLFNLFNTIIFFPFVKPYARMIEKMVPDTAEYDEGTYHFRYIGTTFIDSPEVYMLVIRDEIKKMADLACNMFSRYRNVFNAKDVDMDNEVAMMKKQEEYADQMQEQLSDFCVHCIQDSQTPTNASSLNCLIRVMDELESVTDSCYNLIILSQRQFHQGWTFDEETAKEMKGYEELVQAFLNYVRDRMDRTLTKAEMQKANEFEFQINDWRNRLRQTAQEKLTEGKADVKQELLVLEKIRHLEHIGDYCTNIAEAYHQAVKHTPMLQRRSTG